In the Rhododendron vialii isolate Sample 1 chromosome 2a, ASM3025357v1 genome, TTAGTAGTTCCGTTCTTCATTAGCTTCcgctgcatcagttggtatcagagcctgcgCTCGATTTCGGATCATGGCGCGACAAGCAGTTCATGATGATCATTATGTTGTTGCCGAAGATATGAACGAAGGTGATGAGGCTGCACGGGGTGCACAACTAGGGGAACGATTTCAACAAATCGAGGATACGCATAAAGCGTTGGTTAAGAGGGCCACCTTGATCGTTGACAATCAACCTCACTACTACCCACTGAATTTGTGCTCCTTTATGGAGGAGAGTACAATTCGGTGGCCATTCACGTCCAATATTATTCCGGATCCAATCGTGGATTGGAATAAACCACCGGTTTTTGATACAGACCCCTTCATTGTTGAAGGCTTTAAGAAGACAAATGACTCCGACACATTGCTCTCGGATTCTTTTTTAACTCTTGGTGTTCCTAATGATGTTCCAGCCGTTGGTACTATTGATGTTCGAGAGTTTGTTCAAGTGAGTGATTTGCTCAATGAACTTACAATTGTAGATTTCATGGTTAAAATTGGCTTGGGAAAAGAGGTCACTGTCAGATtattcaaagaagaaaaagaatcacCAAAAAACTCTTTTTATGGAAAGTTTGAATCTGTTTATGTCCTGGTAGTTTTTCATGGCACTTATTTACAATGTCAGTTCGAGAAAACCAATTTGAAGTTCAAGACCAATGCAGACAAGCTTAGGCGCTCAAAATTATTTGAAGCAATggaaactcgaggacgagttttcTCAAGCCAGAGAGAATGATGCAGCCGTGAATTCATGAAGAATatagtaattatttaattaGCTCTTGATTAGGAAATTTTGTGATTTCATATTCTTAGTCTAGAATTATTTATTTCCGTACTTAGGTAGGTTGATgtgattttccttttatttagtATCTTAGTTAACAAGGAAGTAGTTTCTTAATTTCAATTTACCTTTTTAGTATTACTAGGGTTGATTATAAGTAGAGTTGTAAGTCTTAGGATTATGgagtttttgatgattaataaaattataaagagtgttctcttttatgccaaattctttggtattctacggaatcaacaaagtgtttgatgcctttattcctgggtattctttgactaaacaggtttagagaaggatttcgatctccgggtattcgttacgaatcaacggattCGGACTCAATTTAGTAGTTCCGTTCTTCATTAGCTTCCGCTGCATCACTCCACCCATCATTGTGCTGTGACTCCGAATACATATGCTAACAGTTCTTCCTTCAATCAACTTCCAAACTCTTCAAAACCTTCACAATACCACGAGCATTGCTGCTGCTGTTACCCACCTCTCAGACTCCTCAAGAGAACACCTCCACCCCTTTTGTCCGAAGCCTTCTATATCATTACATCCCACAAACCCACTCCGCCTCAAAACCACATAATGCCACACCATAAGAGAGAGCCACGGGACTCTGCCTCTCTTGATCACCAGCACTCCACTGCAGCAACCTTCAACACCTTCGATTTCAAAAGACTTTGACCCTTAATGTAGAAGAATATCCCCCAGTACCAACagggacaaaaaagaaaacaagaatatcTAAACTCCCGTTTACTTGTGCAGCGACTGCAACTCTCGTACCATCAAcccccaaccaaaaaaatttaaaaacataaaactcGACTGCCTATAAACTAAGACGTATTTCCTGAGTAAGGCCCGCAATGTCGTAAGTTGACTAAACATGTAAGATTCACAAACTCGACTCCTAAAGAACAGCAAAAACCCTAGAGGCCTGGAGGCTGGAGCCAACAAACCATAAACTTTGAGAGATACCTAACTCCACTAAGAAGCAGCACATGTTGAAATTTGGAGGTCATCAACACATTAAACAATGGTCTGACAACTTTCACTCCCTTGCTTACAATCCACATAATCACAAAACTGATTATCAAGCATGTAGATATTCCTAGAATGGCAAGAATCAATCACCCTGCAAGTAATTACAGCAACTATCCTTATCGGATCACCAGGTGAGATGAATATGTTCATGGTTTGACGGAAATTCTCAACAAGGAGACTGGAGAAAATCCACTAAGCATGCTCTAATCATCCCTTACATAATCCTTTGCTCATTGCGCTAGTAATGGACAACGAGATTTTCTAAAATGCTGCATGTtaatattcaaattttcaatcacaCAGGTTTCATTGCAATGGCCCAATACTCAAACAATAAGGTATGACATGAATGGGAAAAATAAGAAACCTTGGTAAATTGGCTCAAAGACATGGACATAGACTATAACATAACAAAGACCAAAGTTTCCACTGACTCAGCAAGCTAGACATTAACAACAAATTAAGTGTGCGCGAAGGATGATGGCAAATTTTTATGGAACTAGTTATCAAGAAAATATGTGTGTGGGTATGTGCGTGCACAGTATGTATCAATGCAtgctaagaaaataaaaaggaaggCCTTTAAGAAGCTCAAGAAATTTACCTGGATGTATGGATAAGTATTGGCAGCTGCATTATCGCCAATAAGCATTGAATCACACTGCGAAGAGTTCCGAGCATTATCTGCCCTTGACTGAACCTGAACAAGTCCCCGATAACAGTTCCTTGAATTTCCAGCTGAAATGCCCTTTGAAATAATCCTACTCCTTGTATTCTTCCCCTTATGAATCATCTTTGTCCCAGTATCCGCCTGCTGATAATTATTGGTCAATGCCACGGAATAGAATTCCCCAACCGTATCATCACCCTCCAAAATAACACTCGGATACTTCCAAGTGATGGCAGACCCAGTCTCCACTTGGGTCCACGATATCTTTGACCTAGCCCCAGCACAAAGACCCCGCTTTGTGACAAAGTTGTAAATCCCTCCTCTACCTTCCTCATCCCCAGCATACCAATTCTGCACCGTGGAGTACTTTATCTCTGCACCCTCAGCACAGTACAACTCGACCACTGCAGCATGAAGCTGGTTCTTATCATAAGAAGGCGCCGTGCACCCTTCCAAATACTCCACGAAACTCCTATCCTCCGCAACTATAAGTGTCCTCTCAAATTGCCCGGTTTCCAGCGCATTTATACGAAAATAAGTTGAAATTTGCATAGGGCACTTGGTATCCTTAGGTATGTAACAAAACGACCCATCACTAAACACAGCTGAATTCAAAGCAGCATAGTAATTATCATCAGGTGGAACAACTCTGCCTAAATACTTCTTGACTAAATCTGGGTATTCCCTAATAGCTTCCGAAATCGAACAAAATATCACCCCGGATTTCTCTAACGTCTTCCTATGAGTCGTGGCGATAGATACGCTATCGAGAACAGCATCAACGGCCACATTAGCCAATCGATTCTTTTCATTCAACGGAATACCCAGTTTATCAAAGTACCTAACAAGCTCAGGATCAGCCTCGTCGAGGCTGTTAAGAGTCGGCTTCGACTTCGGTTCCGAGTAATAACACACATCCTGAAAATCAATCTTGGGGTACCTATTGTCTGACCACTTTGGTTCACTCATTCTAAGAAACTTATGATATGAATTCAATCTGAATTCAAGCATCCAATCGGGTTCATTCTTTCGCGACGAAATCAATTGGATGGTTTCTTCCGAAAGCCCTTTCGGAATCGTAAAAGATTCGATTTTTTCGTTAAACCCCCATTTGTAATCGCGATCAAGGAATTTCTTAAGTGGGTCTTCCTTATTGGAAAGCTTACCTGGATTTGGAAGCTCAGGATCGAGGGTTTTGGGTTGGTACCCAACGTCTGCTCTGACCTTGAAGAGcttgaaattagggtttggagaaTTTAGGAATCCGAGTTTTGGACAAAACCCTTTGGGGATTTTGGTTGGGTCTGTATTGGGTTGAGGAGAGAAGCTCGAAATACCGCTGGCGAGAAGGGAAGCCATGGATGTGGTTTAGAGAGAAGAGGAGGTACAAGCAAGTGAAAACAGCTTTCGTTTTCCGGTTTCTTGGAagtttttggaagtattttcGGTTTTCAGTCTTGTGGCCATACGATTTCGTGATGACTCGTGCAGACCACGTGCCCCCTTGTTCGTGGTCTGAGTTGGGCCCAGTATGTGGTTAtcaaaattactactactactactacttgatTTGCTAGTATTTAAGGGATTTTACTTCGTGGTATAGCTCTTTTGGCTCCTCTTGAACCCTACTTTCGACAAAGGGTCGTAGCCGAATGatgtttttttattcttttttttgggaggCAGAGGTCAAGGTCCGAGCTCCATTGGAAGCATTTGCAGTTCAGAACTGTAGACAGCCTTTTTGACTAGGGATGACAATAAAACGGGTCAGAATTAGATTTAACGTCCCTCAAATCCGCCCCATTCTATATTGGATCGGAGTCGAAGGGGGAAGGAATTGGGAAGGTGTTGGGATTGGAAAATAATCGGGTCCTCATTCACCGTAATAATTTGactaattttattcttttttgagtgttttgacaagaaaataagatattgatgattgatgagagtttaaaaaaaaaaccaaaaacataaaCTAGAGTTTTATTGCTCTTATTATatcaaaataatgaaatttatttagacatatacacacaaaaatataaatatctatAATCGAAGTCGGATCGGGTTAACACGAGACAGGGGAAAGCACCCATTTGGTTATCGAATAGAGGAATACCCGTTCGGATCGAGACAGAGAGGTCGGAACAGGGGACGAGTCAAAGGTAATTGCCATCCTTATTTTGGACCCCCAGTAAATTAACTTACTAACTACCCTTACTCTTCTACCCACCGCTGACGTACACCCAATAGACAAAAAGAACCCTACTTTCGATTGGACTAACTATTATGTAACTACTATCACGTGTTGTCGCAGATTCTCCGCCATCACACATTGATATGAGACCATGCTTATTCTTCAATTTCACATTAAATAATACTCCTGTGGTAGTGTTCCAAGGGCACTTACATAAATGTGTAGACGCACTTTCCAAATGTTGAATTCCCTCACACTTGTATAAAACTGAGAGACAACATAGCAATGCTCCTGGAAGGAAATTTCTGAATTTCCTTACAATCTTACCCTACAATTTGCCCCATATATGAGGGCAATGTCGATccgaatttttctttttgtagccccccccctcccccccaccCCCTCAAGCATAGTTACGTAGTAGGAAATACAAAGAATGAAAGGTCACTTTTTCACGGATCAACCACAAACAATTAGGTTCATAGACAGCGAATCTAAAATGCACCACAACATTTACTTGAGTAAAATGGATTGTTGTTCAACCATTCGTTTCAGTCCAAATTCATAGGCAACAAACAGAAGGCAAGATAACTATAACCGATGCTCGAATTGCTTCCGCTGCAACATTGGTTTAGAATAGCGCATTAAACTTTCCAGCCGATGAGAAAACAGGGGAAAATACCATAAATCGAAACACAATATTAATCCTCAGTAAGAGACAATTGAAGTAGATAAAAGCCAACGCACAAACCAGATCAAAATAACAAGAACGACCAGGAAAACTAGGGAAAAAATTTACCGCTCAAGAATGACATAGCATGCAAGCCAGAAAAATACATTTACGATTAACAGAATCCTATAAAACCAAGAATGCTACATTGAGAAGAAAATAGACCACTAATGATTCCCTTCTTATACAGGAGGTCAATCACCACCAGTCATCTCTTACAGCAAAACAGACCACTTCACTGCAAAACATAACAAAACCCTTTTAGGTCTCATATATCACAAAATACAGATTCATAAAAGAATAGTATCAATACATAAGAGAAACAGAGCATGATTTCCATGAATCTTCTCTCCAAGCTAACATACTTCTTCAGCTTTATGTGAAGGGCCGATCAATCCAAAGATTCCAAGCTAACATGCTTGAGCCCAAGGGAATTTTCATACAAGTAACTTATTTAgttacataaaaaaatattttggcaattGACTACTCCATGATTTCACTCACACCAACAAAAACTGCCCCTAGCTCCATCTATTTTTGTACATCCACAATCTAGTGCCAAATTACAATGTTAACTACAGACACCTTCCACTTATTTCAAAGTTTTACAGTCATCTAGCACACTTGAATTTACAAGTGAACACATACCACACAAAAGGATCAAACATCGAGAATGTGTTTAATTCATGGAACTATAACAGCTTTCTAAACTACCCAAAGGGCACCGCACTCTGGGCTCGCCATCTCCTTGTATACCACTCAACATATCAACACTTCATACACCAAGCTTACAgggcaaaagaaaattataaaacagagcATTCACATCAAAACCAGTAATTGACGAAGCTACATGCAATCATGGAAATTATTATGAACCACCAGCTTTCCCAATTATAGGCATTTCTGTGCATTTTAATGTTACGAGGTTTGGGATGGTCCCCTTAACTGTACTATGAAGAAATATATAGCATAGGGGATACTAAAAGAAAGATACAGCGTAGGCAATACCATAAGAAAGATACAGCATGGGAGATACACGTATGCCCCAGGAATAGCCATAAAAATAGGAAGATAGG is a window encoding:
- the LOC131311026 gene encoding UPF0051 protein ABCI8, chloroplastic yields the protein MASLLASGISSFSPQPNTDPTKIPKGFCPKLGFLNSPNPNFKLFKVRADVGYQPKTLDPELPNPGKLSNKEDPLKKFLDRDYKWGFNEKIESFTIPKGLSEETIQLISSRKNEPDWMLEFRLNSYHKFLRMSEPKWSDNRYPKIDFQDVCYYSEPKSKPTLNSLDEADPELVRYFDKLGIPLNEKNRLANVAVDAVLDSVSIATTHRKTLEKSGVIFCSISEAIREYPDLVKKYLGRVVPPDDNYYAALNSAVFSDGSFCYIPKDTKCPMQISTYFRINALETGQFERTLIVAEDRSFVEYLEGCTAPSYDKNQLHAAVVELYCAEGAEIKYSTVQNWYAGDEEGRGGIYNFVTKRGLCAGARSKISWTQVETGSAITWKYPSVILEGDDTVGEFYSVALTNNYQQADTGTKMIHKGKNTRSRIISKGISAGNSRNCYRGLVQVQSRADNARNSSQCDSMLIGDNAAANTYPYIQAKNPTARIEHEASTSKIGEDQLFYFQQRGIDYERAMASMISGFCRDVFNELPDEFGAEVNQLMSLKLEGSVG